GCCGGTGGAGTTCCGCCTGGCTGACGCGACGGCTACAGGGCTGGCGGATGCCTCAGCGGATGGGGCGGTGATGGCCTACGGGCTGCGCAACCTGCCTGATCCTGCTGCGGGGCTGCAGGAACTGCGGCGCTTGCTGCGGCCCGGTGGGCGCGCGGCGGTGCTCGATTTCAATCGGCCGGCTGATCCCCATGGCGCTACGGCTGCTTTTCAGCGGTTGTATCTGCGTCGCTTGGTGGTGCCGCTGGCCCGCAGGGCGGGGCTGGAGGAGCAATACGCCTACCTCGAGCGCAGTCTTGAGCGCTTTCCCACGGGGGTGGAGCAGGAGGAGCTGGCTTTGGCGGCCGGCTTCAGCGGCGCCCGTCATCGTTTGTTGGCGGGCGGCCAGATGGGGCTGCTGCAGTTGCTGGCATGAGTGCGCTGCTGATTTTCCAGTTCGCGCTCTTGCTTGGCTGAAAGCATCACCGTGATCGCGCTGATCAGCAGGGCGGGCAAGAAGATGCTGAGTCCGAGATCGGGTCCCATCTGAGAGCGGCGAGTGCTTTCAGCGTGGATCTGCGCCGGGGGTGCGTCAGTAGGTGCTTTTGCGGTCGTTGATCCGTCGCTGGGCAGAATCGGGGGCCGAGCGCGCCCACGCCGGCCTCACCAGGAGCAGATCGTGCATTTCCAGGACATCATCAGCACCCTCAACCGCTTCTGGGCCGAGCGGGGCTGCCTGATCCTGCAGCCCTACGACACCGAAAAGGGCGCTGGCACGATGAGCCCTCATACGGTGCTGCGGGCCATCGGCCCCGAGCCCTGGGCGGTGGCCTATCCCGAGC
This sequence is a window from Synechococcus sp. HK05. Protein-coding genes within it:
- the ubiE gene encoding bifunctional demethylmenaquinone methyltransferase/2-methoxy-6-polyprenyl-1,4-benzoquinol methylase UbiE, which produces MPASIQPGDPEQVRDLFDRIAPAYDRLNDLLSLGLHRIWKRQAVAWLEPQPGQRLLDLCCGTGDLALVLAEKVRPAGLVLGIDAAAAPLERARQRAHGQPWLPVEFRLADATATGLADASADGAVMAYGLRNLPDPAAGLQELRRLLRPGGRAAVLDFNRPADPHGATAAFQRLYLRRLVVPLARRAGLEEQYAYLERSLERFPTGVEQEELALAAGFSGARHRLLAGGQMGLLQLLA